From a region of the Candidatus Azobacteroides pseudotrichonymphae genomovar. CFP2 genome:
- the uvrB gene encoding excinuclease ABC subunit UvrB, translated as MNFELVSNFRPAGDQPQAIHSLVSRVKQGVSYQTLLGVTGSGKTFTMANVIAQIGHPALILSHNKTLAAQLFKDFKEFFPHNAVEYFVSYYDFYQPEAYLPISNTYIEKDFGINAEIERMRIASVSALLSGRQDVVIVSSISCLYGMGNPEDYRENIVSIKRGMTMLQTIFLRKLVTGMYSRNQIDFTNGRFRVMGDTVDVFPAYSDMALRVIFYGDEIEKICTFNPVNGQVLEIFEQYDIYPAGLFTTTQDRVVVAVRQIEADLNQHICFLNGLGKIQEARRLHERVRFDIEMIRQLGYCSGIENYSRYFDGRQQGDRPFCLIDYFPGNFLMIIDESHVTIPQIRAMYEGDQSRKMNLVEYGFRLPAALDNRPLTFDEFESITPQKIFISATPAEYELRMCEGIIIEQVVRPTGLLDPIIEVRSTLHQIDDLMEEIRQRLEKNERTLVTTLTKRMAEELNSYFVNLNIQAAYIHSDIKALERVGIIDEFRRGVFDVLIGVNLLREGLDLPEVSLVAVLDADKEGFLRSYRSLTQIAGRAARNINGKVIFYADKMTKSMRNTIDDTNKRREKQLLYNKRNRIIPKQVQKSVSTSSLVLHTNTKLNIKFAFNIETVFKEASTMSHIQLEKAINQIRKMMLFASKQFEFLEAAHYRDELIKLENLMKSRFPNKK; from the coding sequence ATGAATTTTGAGCTTGTTTCTAATTTTCGCCCTGCTGGCGACCAGCCCCAAGCTATTCATTCTTTAGTAAGTAGAGTTAAACAAGGAGTGTCTTATCAGACTTTGTTAGGAGTAACGGGGTCGGGTAAGACTTTTACGATGGCAAATGTAATTGCACAAATTGGCCATCCCGCATTAATATTGAGTCATAATAAGACACTTGCAGCACAACTTTTCAAAGACTTTAAAGAATTTTTCCCGCATAATGCTGTTGAATATTTTGTTTCATATTATGATTTTTATCAACCAGAAGCTTATCTTCCTATCTCAAACACTTATATAGAAAAGGATTTTGGAATTAATGCAGAAATAGAACGTATGCGAATTGCTTCTGTTTCTGCATTATTATCAGGACGGCAAGATGTAGTCATTGTTTCATCTATTTCTTGTTTGTATGGCATGGGAAATCCGGAAGATTATAGGGAAAATATTGTTTCAATTAAGCGAGGAATGACTATGCTACAAACGATTTTTTTGCGTAAACTAGTTACTGGTATGTATTCTCGTAATCAGATTGATTTTACAAATGGTCGCTTTCGGGTAATGGGAGATACAGTGGATGTGTTTCCTGCTTATAGTGATATGGCTTTGCGTGTGATTTTTTATGGAGATGAAATAGAGAAGATTTGTACTTTTAATCCTGTTAATGGACAGGTATTGGAAATATTTGAGCAATATGATATTTATCCTGCTGGTCTTTTTACTACTACCCAAGATCGTGTAGTGGTAGCTGTACGGCAAATTGAGGCTGATTTGAATCAGCATATTTGTTTTCTTAATGGATTGGGGAAAATTCAAGAAGCTCGTCGTTTGCATGAACGTGTAAGATTTGACATAGAAATGATTAGACAATTGGGTTATTGTTCTGGGATAGAAAATTATTCTCGTTATTTTGATGGGAGACAACAAGGGGATCGTCCTTTTTGCCTGATAGATTATTTCCCTGGGAATTTTTTAATGATTATAGACGAGAGTCACGTAACTATTCCACAAATACGAGCAATGTATGAGGGTGATCAATCTAGAAAGATGAATTTGGTAGAGTACGGATTTCGGCTCCCAGCAGCTTTGGATAATAGGCCCCTTACGTTTGACGAATTTGAATCTATTACTCCACAAAAAATATTTATTAGTGCTACACCTGCTGAATACGAATTACGAATGTGTGAAGGTATAATAATTGAGCAAGTTGTTCGTCCTACAGGGTTGTTGGATCCGATAATTGAAGTACGTTCAACACTTCATCAAATAGATGATTTAATGGAAGAAATTAGACAACGATTGGAGAAGAATGAACGTACTTTAGTAACTACTCTAACAAAACGTATGGCAGAGGAATTGAATTCATATTTTGTGAATTTAAATATTCAGGCAGCTTATATTCATTCGGATATAAAAGCTCTCGAACGGGTTGGAATTATAGATGAGTTTCGACGTGGTGTTTTTGATGTCTTAATTGGTGTAAATCTTTTGCGGGAGGGATTGGATTTGCCTGAAGTATCTTTGGTCGCTGTTTTGGATGCTGATAAGGAAGGTTTTTTGCGTTCTTATCGTTCTTTGACACAAATAGCTGGGCGTGCTGCACGCAATATTAATGGTAAGGTAATCTTTTATGCAGATAAAATGACCAAGAGTATGCGGAATACTATAGACGATACTAATAAACGAAGAGAAAAGCAATTACTTTATAATAAAAGAAATAGAATCATTCCAAAACAGGTACAAAAATCAGTATCAACATCTTCTTTAGTGTTACATACAAATACTAAACTAAATATTAAATTCGCATTTAATATAGAAACAGTTTTTAAAGAGGCCTCAACAATGAGTCATATTCAGCTCGAAAAGGCTATTAACCAAATTCGTAAAATGATGTTGTTTGCTTCTAAACAATTCGAATTTTTAGAGGCTGCTCATTATCGAGATGAATTGATAAAATTGGAAAATTTAATGAAAAGCCGTTTCCCTAATAAGAAATAG
- a CDS encoding aspartate-semialdehyde dehydrogenase, whose translation MKIAIVGVSGAVGQEFLRVLEERNFPVDELILFGSSRSKGNVYKFRSTFQSVHELKHNDFFKDVNIAFISAGAETSIKFAETITKYGTIMIDNSSAFRMDNNVPLVVPEVNAKDAKNCLKGIIANPNCSTIQMVVALKPLEDISHIKRIHVATYQSASGAGAAAMQELLEQHKQLANGKKAKVNRFFYQLAYNLIPHIDIFTDNGYTKEEMKMHDETRKIMHSDVNVSAMCVRVPILRAHSEAIWIETERPILVEEALNALKKAEGIVVQDEPENKKYPMPLFASDTDSIYIGRIRKDISNPNGLSFWCVGDQIKKGAALNAVQIAEYLIKENPSLMLN comes from the coding sequence ATGAAAATAGCCATTGTCGGAGTAAGCGGAGCAGTGGGACAAGAGTTTCTACGTGTATTAGAAGAAAGAAATTTTCCAGTAGATGAACTGATACTTTTTGGTTCATCCCGAAGCAAAGGAAATGTTTATAAATTTCGTAGCACTTTTCAAAGTGTACATGAATTGAAACACAATGACTTTTTCAAAGATGTGAATATTGCTTTTATCTCTGCTGGGGCAGAAACCTCCATAAAGTTCGCTGAAACAATTACCAAATATGGCACAATAATGATAGATAATTCAAGTGCATTCCGAATGGATAACAATGTTCCTTTAGTTGTTCCAGAAGTTAATGCAAAAGATGCAAAAAACTGCTTAAAAGGAATCATTGCCAATCCTAATTGCTCTACCATTCAAATGGTAGTAGCTTTAAAACCATTAGAAGACATCTCCCATATCAAACGAATACATGTAGCTACGTACCAATCAGCATCTGGTGCTGGTGCTGCTGCCATGCAAGAACTACTTGAACAACATAAACAACTTGCTAATGGAAAAAAGGCAAAGGTTAATAGATTTTTTTATCAATTAGCATACAATTTAATTCCTCATATAGATATTTTTACGGACAATGGTTATACAAAAGAAGAAATGAAAATGCACGATGAAACCAGAAAAATTATGCATTCCGATGTAAATGTAAGTGCAATGTGCGTACGTGTCCCTATTTTGAGAGCTCACTCCGAAGCTATTTGGATAGAAACTGAACGTCCAATATTAGTAGAAGAAGCCCTAAATGCTTTAAAAAAGGCAGAAGGAATTGTTGTTCAAGATGAACCAGAAAACAAAAAATACCCAATGCCCTTATTTGCATCGGATACGGACTCTATTTATATAGGACGTATTCGAAAAGATATTTCTAACCCTAATGGCTTGTCTTTTTGGTGTGTAGGAGACCAAATTAAGAAAGGCGCCGCACTAAATGCAGTACAAATTGCGGAATATTTAATAAAAGAAAATCCTAGTCTCATGCTCAATTAA
- the rlmN gene encoding 23S rRNA (adenine(2503)-C(2))-methyltransferase RlmN, with protein sequence MPTFTAKQIANWLYKRRVSSIEEMTNISLLHRKQLNEHYYIGKKEYLYKQKSMDGAIKYLFSINNRHFIESVYIPEKARATLCVSSQIGCKMHCLFCTTGRQGFEGQLTTGDIINQIISIPESASLTNLVFMGMGEPLDNIEVLLKSLEILTANYGFAWSPKRITISTVGIIPELKRLLEETKVRLAISVHSPFHAERMSWIPIEKKYPIKKIIGLIQQYNFRFQRRVSFEYITFGRLNDDIKHASALFRLLKGIPCRVNLIKYHPQQDTVLPASDLKNMIAFRNYLNSKKIICTIRSSRGEDISAACGMLSTKKNKRNFLF encoded by the coding sequence ATGCCTACGTTTACAGCCAAACAAATTGCTAATTGGTTGTACAAGAGGAGAGTATCTTCTATTGAAGAAATGACAAATATCTCATTACTACATCGCAAACAATTAAATGAACATTACTATATAGGGAAAAAAGAATACTTGTATAAGCAAAAATCTATGGATGGAGCGATCAAATATCTATTCTCTATCAACAATAGACATTTTATAGAATCGGTTTATATCCCTGAAAAAGCAAGAGCAACACTTTGCGTCTCTTCTCAAATAGGTTGCAAAATGCATTGTCTATTCTGCACGACTGGGAGACAAGGGTTTGAAGGACAACTAACTACTGGTGATATAATTAACCAAATTATTTCTATTCCTGAAAGTGCTTCTTTGACCAATTTGGTTTTTATGGGAATGGGCGAACCATTAGACAATATAGAAGTTTTATTAAAATCTTTAGAAATATTGACAGCTAATTATGGTTTTGCTTGGAGTCCTAAACGAATTACGATTTCCACAGTAGGCATTATTCCAGAATTAAAACGGCTTTTAGAAGAAACCAAAGTACGTTTAGCTATTAGCGTACATTCTCCTTTTCATGCCGAGCGTATGTCGTGGATACCAATAGAAAAAAAATATCCAATAAAGAAAATTATTGGTTTAATCCAACAATACAATTTTCGCTTCCAGCGAAGAGTCTCTTTTGAATATATTACATTCGGGAGATTAAATGATGATATAAAACACGCTTCGGCTCTATTCAGGCTACTGAAAGGTATTCCCTGCCGAGTAAATTTGATTAAATATCATCCTCAACAGGATACTGTTTTGCCTGCTTCCGATTTAAAAAATATGATTGCTTTTCGCAATTACTTAAATTCTAAAAAGATTATCTGTACTATTCGTTCTTCCAGAGGAGAAGATATTTCAGCTGCTTGTGGGATGCTTTCTACAAAAAAGAACAAAAGAAATTTTTTATTCTAA
- a CDS encoding peptidylprolyl isomerase, giving the protein MTILKKIRNKSLLLVMVVGVALFSFIIGDFLRSGSAFINQKKENIVVINGEAINCQDYQTRVEDYINNAIRNNNNQPLTDDEQYQIKQMILNEMIDDILLFKEAKKLGLVVSKEEYKDLVMGDNISPLLQQIPSFRNPKTKKFDKTALLHFLQNIENEDYSTEQSSRLMSIKKAWLAIEKQIIKEQLKKKFNTLFTYSILTNVLEARAFYEEKKINVDFDYVAQSYNSIPDREVNVSDIEIQKRYNECKNLYRQKEGALVDFIALNIVPSKKDYQMIENKLKELKKQLESSKNIAEIIQSNPDILYTNAYITYNNLNESQKFLIEKNHAVGTVGIPILVNQTFNLYKFEGMKTAPDSIKLNAVMIPSSMEEIKLKHLSDSLIQVVKKGTPFSDMASTLSKGKTTGELGWMTESQLISRLDIQFKDKILTAKINEPVVIKSNIGIFLVQVLEKTKPIKKYKIANIQIQVVPSQETKTRLYNRFIQFISSNHSIADLRENAKSSGFSIQTDVEISKDQININHIQNTRQIVQWIFNNKKGAISDIFECQNSEYFAVVAIKEHLREGFRPLKSISSVLKRNLINEKKALKLISDLKVKKLNTLKQYAEAMNTTPQSVQSVNFATSYISGIGKEPILNVKVPEAPINQISGPYAGKNKIYVLYITNKNISKEPYDTKCFLKQAQIQNMRWICQIIQSPEFLRENIKIDNYFNRFF; this is encoded by the coding sequence ATGACGATATTAAAAAAAATCAGGAATAAATCGCTATTACTAGTGATGGTTGTTGGCGTTGCTTTATTCTCTTTTATTATAGGAGATTTTCTTCGCTCGGGATCCGCTTTTATCAATCAAAAGAAGGAAAACATTGTAGTAATAAACGGGGAGGCTATTAATTGTCAAGATTACCAAACAAGAGTAGAAGATTATATTAATAATGCTATTAGAAATAATAATAATCAACCATTAACAGATGACGAGCAGTACCAAATCAAACAAATGATATTGAATGAAATGATAGATGATATCCTTCTTTTCAAAGAAGCTAAAAAGTTGGGATTAGTAGTTAGTAAAGAAGAATATAAAGATTTAGTAATGGGAGATAATATTTCTCCACTTCTGCAACAAATACCAAGTTTCCGAAATCCAAAAACTAAAAAATTTGATAAAACAGCTTTATTACATTTTCTCCAAAATATAGAAAATGAAGATTATTCTACAGAACAATCTTCCCGGTTGATGTCCATAAAAAAAGCTTGGTTAGCAATAGAAAAACAAATCATCAAAGAACAATTGAAGAAAAAATTTAATACACTCTTTACCTATTCCATCCTTACTAATGTCTTAGAAGCAAGGGCATTTTACGAAGAAAAAAAAATAAACGTTGATTTTGATTACGTTGCACAATCCTATAATTCTATTCCCGATAGAGAGGTAAATGTGTCGGATATCGAGATCCAAAAACGATACAATGAATGTAAAAATCTTTATAGACAAAAAGAAGGGGCATTAGTGGATTTTATAGCATTGAATATAGTCCCTTCAAAAAAAGATTACCAAATGATAGAAAATAAACTCAAAGAGCTAAAAAAACAATTGGAATCTTCTAAAAATATTGCAGAGATTATTCAAAGTAATCCAGATATTCTCTATACGAATGCTTACATAACTTACAACAATTTAAATGAAAGTCAGAAATTCCTTATAGAGAAAAACCATGCAGTTGGTACAGTAGGAATACCTATATTAGTAAATCAAACTTTCAATTTGTATAAGTTTGAAGGAATGAAAACCGCACCAGACTCTATCAAATTGAACGCAGTGATGATACCTTCTTCCATGGAAGAAATTAAACTCAAACATTTAAGTGATAGTCTAATTCAAGTTGTTAAAAAGGGTACCCCTTTTTCAGATATGGCATCAACTCTTTCTAAAGGAAAAACAACTGGAGAATTGGGTTGGATGACTGAATCTCAATTAATATCTCGATTAGATATTCAATTCAAGGATAAAATATTGACAGCAAAAATCAATGAGCCGGTTGTTATAAAATCCAATATAGGTATATTTTTAGTACAAGTATTAGAAAAAACAAAACCTATAAAGAAGTATAAGATTGCTAATATTCAAATACAAGTTGTTCCAAGTCAAGAAACGAAAACACGCTTATACAACAGATTTATTCAGTTTATTTCCTCCAATCATTCAATAGCAGATTTAAGAGAAAATGCAAAATCTTCAGGTTTTAGTATTCAAACAGATGTAGAAATATCTAAAGACCAAATTAATATTAACCATATTCAAAATACACGACAAATTGTGCAATGGATATTTAATAACAAGAAAGGAGCCATCTCCGATATTTTCGAATGCCAAAATAGCGAATACTTCGCAGTAGTTGCCATTAAAGAACACCTGCGAGAAGGCTTTCGACCATTGAAATCCATTTCTAGTGTTCTAAAAAGAAACTTGATTAATGAAAAAAAAGCACTGAAGTTAATTTCTGATCTCAAAGTAAAAAAATTAAATACCTTAAAACAATATGCAGAGGCAATGAACACCACTCCACAATCAGTTCAATCTGTAAATTTCGCTACCTCTTACATATCCGGTATCGGAAAAGAACCCATACTAAATGTCAAAGTACCAGAGGCGCCTATAAATCAGATTTCAGGACCATATGCAGGTAAAAATAAGATATACGTTCTTTATATTACTAACAAGAACATTAGCAAAGAACCTTATGATACTAAGTGTTTTCTAAAACAGGCACAAATACAAAACATGCGTTGGATATGTCAAATCATCCAATCTCCTGAATTTTTAAGAGAAAATATAAAAATAGACAATTATTTCAATCGTTTCTTCTAA
- a CDS encoding O-methyltransferase produces MNSLEDYILNHIDKESELLARLYREAHVRLLNPRMLSGHLQGRILKMLARMCRPKKILEIGTHTGYATLCLAEALPESGEIHTIEKNDEMEDFIMQQFNQSSFKKNIYLYIGDALEIIPQINGMFDMVFIDADKRLYNEYYDLIFDKVNANGIILADNTLWNRKILGKPHPNDNQTIGILAFNEKVKQDKRVEKVILPIRDGLTIIHRL; encoded by the coding sequence GTGAATTCATTAGAGGATTACATATTAAACCACATTGACAAAGAAAGTGAATTACTTGCCCGACTATATAGAGAGGCCCATGTCCGCTTATTGAATCCGCGTATGCTCTCCGGACATCTACAAGGACGTATCCTGAAAATGCTTGCGCGTATGTGTAGGCCCAAAAAAATTCTAGAGATAGGGACTCATACAGGATATGCCACTTTGTGTTTGGCAGAGGCTCTTCCAGAAAGTGGAGAAATACACACGATTGAAAAAAACGATGAAATGGAAGACTTCATCATGCAACAATTCAATCAATCATCCTTCAAAAAAAATATATATTTGTACATTGGTGATGCTTTAGAAATTATTCCACAAATAAATGGAATGTTTGATATGGTTTTTATTGATGCAGATAAGCGTTTATATAATGAATATTACGATTTAATATTCGACAAAGTTAATGCAAATGGCATTATCCTCGCAGATAACACTTTATGGAATAGAAAAATATTAGGGAAACCACATCCAAATGACAATCAAACTATTGGTATTCTAGCATTCAACGAAAAAGTTAAACAAGACAAAAGAGTAGAAAAAGTTATCCTACCTATACGAGACGGCCTAACAATCATCCACAGACTTTAA
- the aroQ gene encoding type II 3-dehydroquinate dehydratase, which yields MKIQIINGPNLNLLGKREPDVYGSLPFESHLENLKNKYPYIIFDYYQSNIEGEIINKIHEAGPSCNGIILNAGGYTHTSIAIYDAIKAINTPVIEVHISNVYAREAFRHQSLIANACKGVISGFGIESYRLAIEAIMGM from the coding sequence ATGAAAATACAAATCATCAATGGTCCAAATCTTAATTTGCTTGGAAAACGTGAACCGGATGTATATGGTAGCCTACCTTTTGAGTCTCACTTAGAAAATTTAAAAAATAAATATCCTTATATAATTTTTGACTATTACCAATCAAATATAGAAGGAGAAATCATTAACAAAATACATGAAGCAGGTCCCTCTTGTAATGGAATCATACTGAATGCGGGAGGCTATACACATACTTCCATCGCTATTTACGATGCAATTAAAGCAATTAATACACCTGTTATAGAAGTACATATATCAAATGTCTACGCAAGGGAAGCATTTCGGCACCAATCATTGATAGCAAATGCTTGTAAGGGAGTAATCAGTGGCTTTGGAATTGAATCCTATCGTCTGGCAATTGAAGCAATAATGGGAATGTGA
- the xerD gene encoding site-specific tyrosine recombinase XerD, producing the protein MDNSSLIKSYRMYLLLEKALSHNSVNAYMSDLEKLLKYLDSIGKDLLNVELSDLQKMFTTLCEMGIHPRSQARIISGIKSFYYFLELEDQITNNPTEYLESPKVGRKLPEFLTVNEINSIIATIDLSKPNGQRNRAIIETLYSCGLRISELVKLSFSDFFPDEGFLKINGKGNKQRIVPISNSAIKEIQLYLIDRQRSSIEKEFENIIFLNRRGTRLSRVMVFYLVKGCTVQAGIKKNVSPHTFRHSFATHLLEGGANLRAIQAMLGHENITTTEIYTHLEIHFLRSEIIEHHPRNRFL; encoded by the coding sequence ATGGATAATTCTTCTTTAATTAAGTCTTACCGTATGTATTTATTATTAGAAAAAGCACTTTCTCACAATTCGGTAAATGCTTATATGTCTGATTTGGAGAAATTATTAAAATATCTTGATAGTATTGGTAAAGATCTTTTGAATGTGGAGTTGAGTGATTTGCAGAAAATGTTTACAACGTTGTGTGAAATGGGAATACATCCTCGTTCACAAGCTCGGATTATTTCTGGAATAAAATCGTTTTATTATTTTCTTGAATTGGAAGATCAAATTACCAATAATCCAACTGAATATTTGGAATCTCCTAAGGTTGGAAGAAAACTCCCTGAATTTCTCACCGTAAATGAAATAAATAGTATTATTGCGACTATTGACTTGTCAAAGCCAAATGGACAACGTAATAGAGCCATTATAGAAACACTATATAGTTGTGGGTTACGTATTTCGGAATTAGTTAAGTTGTCTTTTTCTGATTTTTTCCCAGATGAAGGTTTTTTGAAAATAAATGGAAAAGGAAATAAACAACGTATTGTCCCCATTTCAAATTCTGCTATCAAAGAAATTCAATTATATCTAATTGATAGACAACGTTCATCCATAGAAAAGGAATTTGAGAATATTATTTTCTTAAATCGACGAGGTACAAGACTTTCCAGGGTAATGGTTTTTTATTTAGTAAAGGGTTGTACTGTTCAGGCAGGGATTAAGAAAAATGTTAGTCCTCATACCTTTCGGCATTCTTTTGCCACGCATCTCCTTGAAGGGGGAGCAAATCTACGTGCTATACAAGCAATGCTGGGGCATGAAAATATTACGACTACTGAGATTTATACTCATCTTGAAATACATTTTCTGCGAAGTGAAATAATTGAGCATCATCCGCGTAATCGATTTTTATAG
- a CDS encoding aspartate aminotransferase family protein, with protein sequence MKLLNVYPRWNIEPVKAQGCKIYDRDGVEYLDFYGGHAVISIGHSHPEYVRRIKQQIDKIGFYSNSVLISLQDEYAEKLGNVSAYPDYSLFMVNSGAEANENALKLAAFHNRRKKVVAFRKSFHGRTSATVRVTDISRYWSSIDGVSEVVFLSLGDTDSLKEELGQGDVSSVIIEGIQGVGGVIVPNIKFFQDLRIVCDQTDTVLILDEIQSGFGRSGRFFAHQYAGIRPDLITVAKGMGNGFPVSGVLVSPKFAAVMGQLGTTFGGNHLACMAGIAVLDVMEKENLVMNSDRVGRYLMDKLKKLPKVKEVRGLGLMIGIEFEEPIEPLRDKLLFEQKVFTGATGAHVFRLLPPLCLNKELADEFLDRFCRVLLR encoded by the coding sequence ATGAAATTATTAAATGTTTATCCTCGCTGGAATATTGAGCCAGTTAAAGCTCAGGGATGTAAAATTTATGATAGAGACGGAGTTGAATATTTAGATTTTTATGGTGGTCATGCTGTTATTTCTATTGGACATTCTCATCCTGAATATGTAAGGAGAATTAAACAACAGATAGATAAGATAGGGTTTTATTCTAATTCAGTACTTATTTCGTTGCAGGATGAATATGCTGAAAAATTAGGAAATGTTTCAGCGTATCCAGACTATTCTTTATTTATGGTTAATTCTGGAGCTGAAGCTAATGAGAATGCTTTAAAGCTAGCTGCTTTTCATAATAGAAGAAAAAAAGTTGTTGCTTTTCGAAAATCCTTTCATGGTCGGACTTCTGCTACTGTTAGAGTAACAGATATTTCTCGGTATTGGTCGTCTATTGATGGAGTATCAGAAGTAGTTTTTTTATCCTTGGGTGATACGGATAGTCTTAAGGAGGAATTGGGGCAAGGCGATGTTTCTTCTGTAATTATAGAGGGTATTCAGGGTGTTGGTGGGGTAATAGTTCCTAATATTAAATTTTTTCAGGATTTGCGTATTGTTTGTGATCAAACTGATACGGTTTTGATATTAGATGAAATACAATCTGGGTTTGGACGCTCGGGGCGTTTTTTTGCACATCAATATGCAGGTATTCGCCCTGATTTGATTACTGTTGCCAAGGGTATGGGGAATGGGTTTCCTGTTTCTGGAGTATTGGTTTCTCCTAAATTTGCAGCTGTTATGGGACAGTTAGGTACTACTTTTGGTGGCAATCATTTGGCTTGTATGGCGGGCATTGCTGTTTTGGATGTAATGGAGAAAGAAAATCTAGTAATGAATTCTGACAGGGTTGGCCGGTATTTAATGGACAAGCTAAAAAAACTTCCTAAGGTAAAAGAGGTTCGAGGGTTGGGATTGATGATTGGAATTGAATTTGAAGAGCCTATTGAGCCTTTGCGGGATAAATTATTATTTGAACAGAAAGTATTTACCGGTGCTACTGGAGCGCATGTCTTTCGTTTATTACCCCCTTTGTGTTTAAATAAAGAATTAGCAGACGAATTTTTGGATCGTTTTTGTCGGGTTTTGTTAAGATAA
- the proC gene encoding pyrroline-5-carboxylate reductase, producing the protein MRIRITVIGGGNMGSAIVRGLVHGSVFRAEDITVVDISVCSLNSLQEFNSSIRISLANYDSVRESDVVLLAVKPWLVNKVIEDIKETMNYSQQILISIAASVNIADINRMLKKSKGEDLPAVFRVIPNTAIAVKRSMTLIASCNASSKQEELVLRIFSELGNAVLLDEEKISAGLAITSCGIAYCFRYIRAVVSAGVELGFYPMEVQELAVKTMLGAAVLLDENKQPTEVEIDKVTTPGGLTIKGLNQLESKGFSSAVIQAVKASVAES; encoded by the coding sequence ATGAGAATAAGAATAACTGTTATTGGAGGTGGAAATATGGGAAGTGCTATAGTGCGCGGATTGGTTCATGGGAGTGTATTTCGGGCTGAGGATATTACTGTTGTTGATATCTCTGTATGTTCTTTAAATTCTTTGCAAGAATTTAATTCATCTATTCGTATATCATTGGCAAATTATGATAGCGTGAGAGAATCAGATGTTGTTCTTTTGGCAGTAAAACCATGGCTGGTTAATAAAGTAATTGAAGATATCAAGGAAACAATGAATTATTCTCAACAAATTCTAATTTCAATAGCTGCGAGTGTAAATATAGCGGATATTAATCGGATGCTAAAGAAATCTAAGGGAGAAGATTTGCCAGCCGTTTTTCGTGTAATACCTAATACAGCAATTGCTGTAAAAAGAAGTATGACATTGATAGCCTCTTGTAATGCTTCTTCTAAACAGGAAGAGTTAGTACTAAGAATATTTAGTGAATTGGGAAATGCTGTTTTATTAGATGAGGAAAAAATATCGGCTGGATTAGCTATAACTTCATGCGGTATTGCTTATTGTTTTCGATATATCCGTGCTGTCGTTTCTGCAGGAGTTGAATTGGGATTTTATCCGATGGAGGTGCAAGAATTGGCAGTAAAAACAATGCTTGGAGCAGCTGTTTTATTGGACGAAAATAAGCAGCCTACTGAAGTAGAAATAGATAAAGTAACTACCCCTGGAGGACTTACCATTAAAGGATTAAATCAGTTAGAATCAAAAGGATTTTCCAGTGCTGTTATTCAGGCTGTAAAGGCTAGTGTTGCTGAATCTTAA